In Flavobacterium sp. GSB-24, the genomic window AGAGTTATTTCCGTAACCTGCTCCAGAAACTTGTGTAGACATTGAAATTATCGGCTGATCTTCTTCCGTAGATCGATCATTTATGTATCCTTTTACTCTAAAGTCCTGATAAAATTTGTCTGCTGCTTCTTTACCATGTTCTGCAATTCCAATTAAATATTCAAAAGTTGTTGCCCAGCCTTCGTCCATAAAAGCATAGCGTGTTTCGTTGATTCCCATATAAAATGGAAAATAAGTATGTGCAACTTCATGGTCCTGTACCAATTGTGCAAAAACAGGATCTCCCATTTGCGAATCGTTACACATCATTGGGTATTCCATATCTGCGAAACCTTGAAAGGCTGTCATTTTAGAAAACGGATATGGAACTCCAGGCCAGTTATTTGAAAACCAATCTAAAGCATATTGATTGTTTTTTACTGAATTTACAAAATCTGTTCCTTTAATATCATAAGCTGCCTGAACACTTGCGCGGCGATTGGTTTTTTTATCCACTACAACACTGCTGGCATCCCATAAGTAATGATCGCTTAATCCAAAAGTTACATCTGAAATATTTTTGGCTTCAAACTTCCAAACATTCCAATCGTACTGCTTGGTTACAATACCGCTTTTCATTTCTTGTTCATTGGCAATATGCAGAATTTGATCTGTCGTGTAGGATTTTTTTAATCGAGCGGCAAATTCTGGCTGTAAAACCTCATCTGGATTTAGTAAATCTCCAGTTGCGTAGACTACATAGTTTTTTGGAGCTTTTACAGAGAAAACGTAATCATTAAAATCGTTGTAAAATTCTTGGCGGTCTGTATGTGGTAACCTATCCCAGCCATTATAATCGTCATAAACCGAAACACGTGGATAGCTGTAGGCTACAAAAAATGTAGTTTCGTCAATCTGTCCTTCTCTTCCGCTTTCTTTAGACAAAGGATAATTCCATTGAATATTTAGGATGGTTTTTGAATGTGGCAAAATTGCCTTTTTCAATTTTACATTTCCAACTGTTCCCCAGTTTCTTGCATCTTCTTTGTAAACTTCATTTTCTATTTTTAATGAAGTGATAGTCAAGCCGTCGCTTAAAAAATCGTCGCTTACAGAGCTTCCGCGAGGTGCAGATGGCTTATGAAGGTTGTTTACAAAACGAATAGCCAAGTTTTTTAAAGTGTCTTTACTATTGTTCTCGTAAATAATTGTTTCTGTTCCGCTTACAATTTTAGTTTTCGGATCAACCGAAATCTCCATATTGTATTTTCCGTGATTCTGCCAATAGTTTTTTCCTGGTTTTCCGTCTTTAGAACGTGTTCCTTCTGCATAAGCTTTTTTTATGTTTCTTGGCATATAAAGCTCTTGGGCAAAGCTGTTTTGGGCAAAAAAGATAAATGCTATTACTGCAAATTGCAATATTTTCTTTTCCATAAGTTATTCTTAGGTCTTTTAAATTAATTTTTGATAACAGATTAGTGGTGTCTTTTCTGCGAATGTTACAAATTTAACTATTAATTGTTAATGGTGAAATGTGAGATGTGAGATGTGAGATGTGAGATGTGAGATGTTAGATGTTAGATGTGAAAAGACTGCTCTAACATCTCAAATCTCACATCTCACATTTTACATTTTACATTTTACATTTTACATTTTACATTTTACATTTAAAAAAAAACCGTCTATCCCTAAAAGAAACAGACGGTATCTACAATTAATATATAACCTTTATTACTACAAAATATAGTCGGTGTTAATAAAATTTGATTCTTTGCTGTTTAGCAATTCCTGCAGAATTTCATTATTATAATCGATATCTTTTGAAGCTACAAACGTACGAATTGAGAAAGAACGCAAAGCATCTGGAATACTTAATGTTCCTACAGCCGAATCTTTGCGGCCTGTAAACGGAAACGCATCTGGTCCTCTTTGGCAAGAACTGTTGAGGTTTACTCTACAAACTAAGTTTACCAAGGAATCAATAAGCGGGGCAAGCGTTTTTATATCTTTACCAAACAAACTCACCTGTTGTCCGTAGTTAGATTCTGCCATATCATTTAAAGGTTCTTTAATATCTTTGAATGAAAGTACAGGAACAACTGGTCCAAATTGTTCTTCGTGATAAACGCGCATTTCCTTGTTAACTGGATATAAAACCGCTGGAAAAATATAATTATCAGTATGCTTTCCTCCTTTTTCATTAATGATTTTCGCTCCTTTACTAGTTGCATCATCTATTAATCCCTGAATGTAACTTGGTTTTTCGGTTTCTGGAAGCGGTGTTAAAGAAACTCCTTTTTCCCAAGGATTTCCAAAAATTAAACTATCTACTTTTTCAGAAAAGCGTTTATTGAATTCTTCTCTAACAGATTCGTGAACATATAATACTTTTAAAGCCGTACAGCGTTGTCCGTTAAAAGATAAAGTTCCCGCAATACATTCTTGAATTGCCAAATCTAAGTCGGCATCTGGTAAAATAATCGCTGGATTTTTAGCTTCTAAACCTAAAATCAAACGCAGTCTATTTTTGTTTGGATGCTGATCTTGTAATGCAATCGCCGATTTACTATTTCCAATTAATGCCAAAACATCAATTTTTCCAGATTTCATAATTGGAGAAGCCACTTCACGTCCTCTGCCATAAACAATATTAATTACCCCTTTTGGGAAACTGCTTCTAAACGCTTCTAATAATGGTGTAATACATAAAACACCATGTTTAGCAGGTTTAAAAATCACTGTATTACCCATAATTAAAGCTGGGATCAACAATGAAAAAGTTTCATTCAGTGGATAATTGTAAGGTCCAAGACACAATACAACTCCAAGAGGTCCGCGGCGAATCATCGCGTTTACACCCTGTACTTTTTCGAAGTGCGAACTGCGTCCATTTAATTCTTTATAACTGGCAATAGTATCGTAAATATATTCTACCGTTCTGTCGAATTCTTTTTGTGAATCTCCAAGATTTTTTCCAATTTCCCACATCAAAAGTTTAACCACTTCTTCGCGGGTTTCCTTCATTTGTTTCACAAAATTTTCCATGCACTTAATGCGATCTGCTACTTTCATAGTCGGCCATAAGCCCTGACCCATATCGTATGCATTGGTTGCAGCTTCGACAACTTCCGCCGCTTCTTTTTCTCCCATAAAAGGAATAGATCCTAATAAAGTCGGCGAATATTTTTCTGTTGAAGAAATAGTAGAAAACACAGGTGTGGTTTGCCCTGTCCATTGTTTCAATTCTCCGTTTACAAGATAAGTATCTTGATTTATCAGCGTATTAATCTGATATTCTTCTGGTATAAAACTCATAATTTGGTTTGTTTAATGGTCTGGTAATTCTATTTTCAAAAGAAAAAAGAGGCCTTTATATGCCTCTTCTTCTTTTATGGTTGTACTGTTTCGCCTTCCCAATCCAGGATTCCGCCAAGCAGATTGTAGGCATTTTCGATACCTAGTTCGTTCATGATCTGACATGCTTTTGCACTTCTAGCTCCAGAACGGCAGTATACATAGTAATTTTTATTTTTGTCTAATTCTTCGATTTCGTAAATGAACCCCTGACCCTTATTGATGTCAATGTTTAAAGCATTTTCAATATAGCCGTCATTAAATTCGTCTTCAGTTCTTACGTCAAGTATAACTGCATTTTCGTCAGCTTCTAACTGAGCAACCCAATCTTCTTGTGATAAATTCATAATAAAATGTGTTTTTGTAAAATTACGACGTTTCTATTTATAAAAAACGTACCAAATGCGATTTCGATTATTATTCTCAGAAAACGTTTTAGAGAAAGTATTATAATCAGTGATTTACAAATTTACTTACTATTTTTAAAAATTCAGTCTACAAAATCGGTAGAAAATAGGATTTTTTCATTTCCGCTAAATACATCTTAAATCTAATTTTATGACAATGAATCCCAAATCAAACTATTATCTTTGCAAACAATTACAATTTTTAATCTCTTTTTGATAAAAATTTAGAAACCAAAAGTATCATCTGTCAGTTTGAGCAGAGTCGAAAACCGCAAACATCTCGACTCCGATCGAGGTGCTAAAATTATTATAGCAATGCAAAATTCCTTAAAAACCATATTTCCCAGTTTCTCCAACGAACTTATCGCTACTATAGAAGAAAACGGAAGCCTGCAGGATTTTGAAGCTGGAACAATACTAATGCGTATGGGGCAGTATATCAAAAATACCGCTTTA contains:
- a CDS encoding M1 family metallopeptidase, which gives rise to MEKKILQFAVIAFIFFAQNSFAQELYMPRNIKKAYAEGTRSKDGKPGKNYWQNHGKYNMEISVDPKTKIVSGTETIIYENNSKDTLKNLAIRFVNNLHKPSAPRGSSVSDDFLSDGLTITSLKIENEVYKEDARNWGTVGNVKLKKAILPHSKTILNIQWNYPLSKESGREGQIDETTFFVAYSYPRVSVYDDYNGWDRLPHTDRQEFYNDFNDYVFSVKAPKNYVVYATGDLLNPDEVLQPEFAARLKKSYTTDQILHIANEQEMKSGIVTKQYDWNVWKFEAKNISDVTFGLSDHYLWDASSVVVDKKTNRRASVQAAYDIKGTDFVNSVKNNQYALDWFSNNWPGVPYPFSKMTAFQGFADMEYPMMCNDSQMGDPVFAQLVQDHEVAHTYFPFYMGINETRYAFMDEGWATTFEYLIGIAEHGKEAADKFYQDFRVKGYINDRSTEEDQPIISMSTQVSGAGYGNNSYGKASLSYLALKDMLGDELFKKALHAYMDTWNGKHPIPWDYFNSFNTATGKNLNWFFNNWFFTNNYLDIAVKNISSDNKIITVENIGGFAIPFDAIITYADNSKAVLHQTPSVWEKNQKTAKIILKSTKKIKQVQLDGGIFMDATPENNILQIK
- a CDS encoding NADP-dependent glyceraldehyde-3-phosphate dehydrogenase, coding for MSFIPEEYQINTLINQDTYLVNGELKQWTGQTTPVFSTISSTEKYSPTLLGSIPFMGEKEAAEVVEAATNAYDMGQGLWPTMKVADRIKCMENFVKQMKETREEVVKLLMWEIGKNLGDSQKEFDRTVEYIYDTIASYKELNGRSSHFEKVQGVNAMIRRGPLGVVLCLGPYNYPLNETFSLLIPALIMGNTVIFKPAKHGVLCITPLLEAFRSSFPKGVINIVYGRGREVASPIMKSGKIDVLALIGNSKSAIALQDQHPNKNRLRLILGLEAKNPAIILPDADLDLAIQECIAGTLSFNGQRCTALKVLYVHESVREEFNKRFSEKVDSLIFGNPWEKGVSLTPLPETEKPSYIQGLIDDATSKGAKIINEKGGKHTDNYIFPAVLYPVNKEMRVYHEEQFGPVVPVLSFKDIKEPLNDMAESNYGQQVSLFGKDIKTLAPLIDSLVNLVCRVNLNSSCQRGPDAFPFTGRKDSAVGTLSIPDALRSFSIRTFVASKDIDYNNEILQELLNSKESNFINTDYIL
- a CDS encoding rhodanese-like domain-containing protein codes for the protein MNLSQEDWVAQLEADENAVILDVRTEDEFNDGYIENALNIDINKGQGFIYEIEELDKNKNYYVYCRSGARSAKACQIMNELGIENAYNLLGGILDWEGETVQP